One segment of Polyangiaceae bacterium DNA contains the following:
- the proB gene encoding glutamate 5-kinase, producing MTDTRGGLSQARRLIVKIGSRALARQTDLPRALASQVAQIQNDKRRVLIVTSGAIALGMERLQYAARPKEMSRLQAAASAGQVELMRRWDEAFRAHDLISAQILLTHADLADRERLNNAREAIAALLESGAVPIINENDSVATDEIRFGDNDQLASMVAPLVGADLLVLLTDVEGVLDPSGVRIAEMSETTEIGAGPRGEGPRVGSGGMESKLAAADKARHAGAAVVVANGLEPDVLLRIAAGEDVGTFFPRVGEVMRARKHWILYTLRPKGTLLLDAGAARAIRSGRSSLLPVGVLGLRGQFNPGDAVRMVDPDGAEVGRGLTRLGSLDLAHAAGKQGPELELRFGPASRDLVVIHKDDLAHVSGTSEPAGSTSKKKA from the coding sequence ATGACCGATACTCGCGGCGGCCTGAGTCAAGCGCGACGACTGATCGTCAAGATCGGCTCGCGAGCCCTGGCGCGCCAGACCGACTTGCCCCGCGCGTTGGCGAGCCAGGTCGCGCAGATCCAGAACGACAAGCGGCGCGTGCTGATCGTGACCTCCGGGGCGATCGCCCTCGGCATGGAGCGCCTGCAATACGCCGCGCGTCCCAAAGAGATGTCGCGACTACAAGCCGCCGCCAGCGCCGGTCAGGTAGAGCTGATGCGCCGCTGGGACGAAGCCTTCCGCGCGCACGATCTGATCAGCGCGCAGATCCTGCTCACCCACGCCGATCTGGCGGATCGCGAGCGCCTCAACAACGCCCGCGAAGCCATCGCTGCGCTGCTTGAGAGCGGCGCGGTTCCGATCATCAACGAGAACGACAGCGTCGCTACGGATGAAATTCGCTTCGGCGACAACGACCAACTCGCGTCCATGGTGGCGCCCCTGGTGGGTGCGGATCTGCTCGTGCTGCTGACGGACGTGGAGGGCGTGCTGGATCCATCGGGAGTGCGCATCGCGGAAATGTCCGAGACGACGGAGATCGGCGCGGGCCCGCGAGGCGAAGGACCGCGCGTGGGCAGCGGCGGCATGGAGAGCAAGCTGGCCGCCGCGGACAAGGCCCGACACGCGGGCGCCGCAGTAGTGGTAGCCAACGGCCTGGAGCCCGACGTGCTGTTACGCATCGCGGCAGGAGAAGACGTCGGCACGTTCTTTCCGCGAGTGGGCGAGGTCATGCGCGCCCGCAAGCATTGGATCCTCTACACCTTGCGCCCCAAGGGCACGCTGCTGCTGGACGCGGGAGCGGCGCGCGCGATTCGTTCCGGTCGCAGCAGCCTCTTGCCCGTTGGCGTCTTGGGCCTGCGCGGTCAGTTCAATCCGGGGGACGCCGTGCGCATGGTCGACCCCGATGGAGCCGAGGTAGGTCGAGGTCTTACACGCTTGGGTTCGCTGGATCTGGCCCACGCTGCGGGCAAGCAAGGCCCCGAGCTCGAGCTTCGCTTCGGTCCCGCGTCGCGCGATCTGGTCGTCATCCACAAGGACGACCTGGCCCACGTTTCGGGGACTTCGGAGCCGGCGGGGAGCACCTCTAAGAAAAAAGCGTAG